One stretch of Brettanomyces nanus chromosome 4, complete sequence DNA includes these proteins:
- the RPL32 gene encoding 60S ribosomal protein L32: MILMAPRLTPKIVKKNTKTFKRHQSDRFMRVSENWRLQKGIDSRVRRRFRGTIYAPKIGYGSNKKTKFLNPHGNKVVTVRNLSDLEALLMNNKLYAAEIAHAVSAKNRVALLARAKAIGVRVTNPKGRLTLEA; this comes from the exons ATGATTCTT ATGGCTCCAAGATTGACACCTAAAATcgtgaagaagaacacaAAGACTTTCAAGAGACATCAGTCTGACAGATTCATGAGAGTCTCTGAGAACTGGAGACTTCAAAAGGGTATTGATTCCCGtgtcagaagaagattcagaGGTACTATTTACGCTCCAAAGATTGGATACGGTTCCAACAAGAAGACTAAGTTTTTGAATCCACATGGTAACAAGGTTGTGACTGTTAGAAACTTGAGTGACTTGGAGGCTTTGTTGATGAACAACAAGCTTTATGCCGCTGAGATTGCTCACGCTGTTTCTGCTAAGAACAGAGTTGCCCTTTTAGCCAGAGCTAAGGCCATTGGTGTCCGGGTTACCAATCCAAAGGGTAGATTGACGTTGGAGGCTTGA